The sequence AACGCTGGAGCTCGTTTACATGGAATGTCTTATTCTCAATTCATGGGGAAAGTAAAAGCTAACAACATCGAGTTAAACCGTAAAGTTTTAGCTGATTTAGCAATGAACCACCCTGAAGCTTTCACAGCTATCGTTAATAAAATTAAATAAACGTTTTGTAAAACCTGTTTATCTTACTTAATATATAGAAACCTATTCTTTTTGAATAGGTTTTTTTATTATAAATAAAACTTATAAAGCTATAAATATAATATAAAATACAACTTCTTTTAAAAAGAACTTATCTTTATATTTGTATAAATAATTGAATAGATGGAAAACTTAAAACAAATCATAGAACAAGCTTGGGAAAACCGCGCGCTTTTACAAGAAGAAACAACTCAAAACACAATCAGAGAAGTTATTGATTTAATCGACAACGGAAAATTAAGAACTGCTGAACCGATTGAAGGTGGATGGCAAATTAATGAATGGGTTAAAAAAGCAGTTGTGATGTACTTCCCTATTCAGAAAATGGAAACTTTAGAAGCTGGTATTTTTGAATATCACGATAAAATGCCTTTAAAAAGAAATTATGCAGAAAAAGGAATTCGTGTAGTTCCGAATGCCGTTGCGCGTCACGGAGCATATATTTCTTCAGGTGTAATTTTAATGCCTTCTTATGTAAATATTGGTGCTTATGTAGATGAAGGAACCATGGTTGACACTTGGGCAACTGTAGGTTCTTGTGCACAAATTGGAAAAAATGTTCACTTGTCTGGAGGTGTTGGAATTGGTGGAGTTTTAGAACCATTACAAGCTGCACCAGTTATCATTGAAGACAATGCTTTCATTGGTTCACGTTGTATCGTAGTTGAAGGTGTTCGCGTTGGTAAAGAAGCGGTTCTAGGAGCAAATGTAGTTTTAACAGCATCAACTAAAATTATCGATGTTACAGGTGATACTCCAATTGAAATGAAAGGTTACGTTCCTGAACGTTCAGTGGTAATTCCTGGTTCATACACTAAAAAATTCGCTGCCGGTGAATATCAAGTTCCTTGTGCGTTAATCATCGGACAACGAAAACCATCAACAGATTTAAAAACTTCTTTAAACGACGCGTTAAGAGAATATAACGTAGCAGTTTAATATAAATCAAAATCCATTTTAAATTTAAAATGGATTTTTTTTATTTACTTTTGGTTAAACACTTTTTTAAATACACTTTTGTGATTCAATAAAAGCCATGAACAAAACCAAAAATACACTAAACCTATTTTTTCAAAGATTTCTTTTACTCGTTATCTTTTACCAATTAATTAGAATCGGATTTTACTTTTATAATCAATTTTTTTTTCAAGAAATAAATTTAAAAATTTTCCTTGGCGGATTGATGTTCGATTTAGCAATATTAGGTTATATCAATATCTTATTTGCCATTTTACATTTAATTCCAGGGAAATTTCAACAAAATAAAAGATATCAAAATTTTCTTTTTTACAGTTTTTTCATCATTAATGGAATTTTATTAACTACCAATTTTATTGATTATGAATATTTTCGATTTATAGGAAGACGAAGTTCTTTTTCTATAATTACAGCCGATGGTATGACAAACGAAATCGGAGGTTTACTAATTTCGTACATTAAAGATTATTGGCAAATTCCAATACTGATGCTAATTTCATTATTTGCATTTTGGTTCTGCTTAAAAAAAATCAAATTTCAAAACGTAAAAACATTTTCAAAATCAGGTAATTATGTAACTTTATTATTTGTTGTTGGATTACTTTTTATATCAGGAAGAGGAATTGGCAGAAAACCAATAAGTTTAGTAGATGCAACAAATTACGGACCAATCGGAAGTTCTGCCTTAGTTTTAAACACGCCATTTTCGATTATGAAAACACTCAGCAAAAAAGAAAATCTGAAAGAAATAAAATATTTCAGTGAAGCTGAAGCTGCGTCCATATTTAATCCAATACAAACATTTACGTATCCAGAATACAATAAAAAAAATGTTGTTTTAATAATTCTAGAAAGTTTCGGAAACGAAAACATACAACGTGGACAAACTCCATTTTTAGATTCTCTAATTCAAAAAAGTTATTATTTTAAAAATGCTTTTGCAAACGGTAAGTTATCGATTGATGCGGTTCCGTCAACTATTTCGAGTATTCCTGGATTGATGAATAAAAGTATTATTTCATCAGGTTATGCATTAAATGAAGTGAACGGATTACCTAAAATTTTAAAAGAAAATGGGTATGAAACTTCGTTTTTTCATGGCGCATTTAACGGAAGTCAAAACTTTGATAAATATGCAAATGTAGCTGGCTTTGATACTTATTTTGGAAAAAATGAATATATTGGACCCGAGTCATTTGACGGAAAATGGGGTGTTTTTGATGAAGATTTCATGCAGTTTTTCGCAAAAGAATTAAACAACTTCAAACAACCTTTTTTCACAACCTTATTTACGGTTTCATCTCATGCACCGTTTACAATTCCAGAAAAATACAAAAATAAATTCCCGAAAGGAACAACTGAAATTCACGAATCTATTGCGTACACAGATTTTGCATTAAACGAATTTTTTAAAACAGCTAAAAAAATGCCTTGGTATGAAAATACTATTTTTGTGATAACTTCAGACCATACGTCATCAACTGGAAAAGAACTTGAATACAAAAACAATGTAGGTAAATTTAGAATTCCGATTTTATTTTTCGTTCCAAACGATGAAACGATGATTGCAGTCGACGAGAAAAATTTTCAACAAATTGACATTCTACCAAGCTTAATGGACTATTTACAATTGAATGCTAAAATCATATCTTACGGAAAATCTTACAAATCAAAAGATGATTTTGTTGTGAATTATTTAGATAATGTCTATAATTTAGAAATGGGCGATTATTACTTGGCTTTTGATGGAACAAAAACTTTAGGTCTCTATAATTGGAAAATTGACCCGTTGTTAAAAGATGATTTATCGGATAAAAATCCTGAAATAAAACAGAAAATGGAACGCTTTATAAAAGCTTACATTCAATCGTTTAATCATCGCGTTTCTAAAAACAAACTTACTATTCAATAGAAAAAAAAACAAAAATCCTATAAAACATTCTTTATAGGATTTTGAAATTTTCTAACGTTTTAGTTTACGTTTTAAATATTTTTTCTTGGCAATTTTTCGTTTAAATTGCTGACTCGATTGCATCAATAAATCAAACAATTTCTTTTCATTTACGTTTGATAATTCGGCGTATTTCTTAGCAATTACTTTTACCATGTGTTTAGAAATCCACATCTTTTTAAAATTATCCATTCGTTTTTCAATGGACATATTTTCAAATTTCATTCGATTTAAATCAATTAAATAAAAATCGTATTTGGAATTTTCTCGTTTTACAATCAATGTATTTCCAGGCGAATGGTCTAAAAAATTAACTTTAGCTTCGTGTAATTTAAAGGTAAACTCTGTAAATTGTTCAATAATTAAATCGCGCTCTGAAAAAAGCGGGTCATGAATTAATTCACGAAAAGTAAAATCATAGTTAATATGGTCCGAAATATAAAAACTTTCGGCAAGTAATCCATTTTTATAATCTTCAGAAAAAGCAATCGGATTTGGAGTTAAAATCTGATGTTCCAAAAGATAATTTGCATATTCAAAAGAACGTTTCGCTTTTGAAGGACGAAAAAAAGTATAAATCAAACCTTTAATAAATCCAAGCTTTGCAAAATATTTCAAGTTAACTTCCTTCTCATTCAAAAAATTTGTTTTGATACTATTACGAGCACCTTTTACCAAAAGTTTTCCTTGCGTGTGATAATTTAAAATCAATTGCTCGATTTCATTTTTTAATGGAAGATATTTTGAATTTATAATTATTTTCACTTGTAAATATATTTGGATTGAAACTATAAAAAATAGTACTTTGCACAAAGTTACGATTTAAGATGTAAGTCGGTAAAAAATGAATTCTTATTTATGAAAAAAGTTTTAATTATTCAAAACAAACGCATCGGTGATGTTTTGATAAGTTCAATTTTAGCAAACAACTTCAAGAAGCAATTTCCTGATAGCGAAATTCATTTTATGGCTTATGATTTTACAACTGGTGTTCTGATGAACAATCCGAATATAGATAAAATTATTCCGATTAAAGAAAAAGAACTAAAAAAACTTCCGAATTTATTCAAAAAGATTAAAGAAGTCAGAAACGAAAAATACGATGTAATCTTAGATCCGTATTCAAAATTTCAATCACGAATCATCTGTAAATTTTCTAATGCTAAAATCACAGTCGGTAATAACAGCCGAAAAAAACTAGGAAATTTAGGTTATTATACAAATCCGGTTACGTTATTAAAAGAAAAAACACATATTGCAGGAAAAGCAATTGAAGATCGTATTCAGTTATTAAAACAAATCGATGGGTTTACTTCGTTTGATTACGAACCGAAAATTTATTTATCAGAAGCAGAAAAAAGCGAAAAATTAATTCCTACAAACAATTCTAATAAAACAATAGTTATAGGTGTTTTAGGAAGTACGCCTCAAAAATCAATGCCGTATGAATATGTTGCTGCATTAAGTGATTTTATTGCAGAAAATTTTGATGTCAATATTCTTTTTAACTACGCGCCAAATCAAAAATCTGAAGCTTTAAAAATATATGAACTTTGTAAAAATAAAGAACACGTTATTTTTGAATTTAACGCACCAACGATTCGCGATTTTATCAAAATCATGAACGAAGCTGACGTTTTAGTTTCTAATGAAGGCGGAAGCGTACATATTGCAAAAGCTTTAAATAAACCAACTTACACGATTTTTTCACCCTATGTAAATAAAGATTTTTGGGCAAGTTTTGAAGATGGAAAATTTCATAAATCAATTCATTTATTAGAAAAACTTCCGAATTTATATAAAGAATTTTCTCATGAAGAACGCAAAGAAATCGAGAAAAATCCGCATGAGTTATATAAAAAATTAACTCCAGAAATGATTATTCCGGAGTTAAATGAATTTTTAAAAAATAATTTATAAGTTTATTTTTTTACGATACCAAAATCAGTCCAAGGTCTTTTCGAAGACCTTGTTTCTTTTCTGATATTCTGATTTTTTTCAATCGATTCTTTTGTAGCGTAACCACGTTTATGGTCTAAATGTAAACAAGTTGTCGAATATCTGATTTGTTTTGGTTTAATACCTAAATTAACTAAACGCTCACCTAATTCGCGGTCTTGTCCACCGTATTGCATGCGTTCATCAAAACCATTAATTTTTAAAATATCCGATTTCCAACCGGAAGCATTATGTCCATTCCAACTTGGATTTGTAGGAGTTAACGCATTTAAAACCGAACTTTTTACACCGTAAGCATCAATTTTATGATTCTTGAAAGACGTTTTCATTCCGTTTTTCTTCAACCAAGAAACATCAAAACATTTATCAGAATAAATATCTTCTTTATTTATTTTAATTGATAAATCCATCGGAAGTTTGTGGTATCCACCAGATAAAAAATAACCTTCTTCTCTGAATTTTATATGTTGTTCTACAAAATCTGGACGAGGAATACAATCGCCATCAGACATCATAATATAATCTGTTGTACAAGCAAGAATTGCTTTATTTAAAATTTGCGATTTCTGAAAACCATTATCTTCGTGCCAAACGTGAATAATCGGATAAAAAACTTCTTTTCGTAATTCATCAATCATATCAATCGTTTCTTGGCGAGAACCATCATCAGCAATCACCATTTCAAAATTGCGATAGGTTTGCGTGTTATAACCCCAAATTACTTTCTTTAGCCATTCGGGAGAATTATATGTCGATATAATAACTGAAATATTCTTTTGCATAATAGTGCAAAGATACGTATTTTTGATAAATCCGAACACTTAACAAATTCATAAATAATGAACAGAATTTCTGTAATCATACCAACTTATAACGAAGAAACTTACATTGAAGATGCTTTAAATTCAGTTGCATTTGCAGATGAAATCATTGTTGTAGATTCATTTAGTTCGGACCGAACAAAAGAGATTGCAGAAAGCTTTGGCTGTAAAGTGGTTCAACGAAAATTCGATAACTTTTCGGCTCAGAAAAATTTTGCGATAGAATACGCAACTGGCGATTGGATTTTATTTATTGATGGTGACGAACGTGTTTCGAAAAAATTGCAGTACGAAATTATTAAAACGATAAATAATCCGAAACATTCTGGTTACAAACTTCAGTTTCCACATTTTTATATGAATCGTTTTTTGTATCATAAAGTGGACCGCGTGGTTCGATTAGTAAAAAACGACAACGTACATTTTACGGGCGATGTTCACGAGAAACTTCACGTAAATGGAAGTATTGGAATCTTAAAAAACTTTATGATTCACTATACATATAAAGGATTATTTCATTTTTTAAGTAAGAAAGATTCGTACGCATGGTTCCAGGCTGGAGAATCTTTTAAAAAGAAAAAGAAAGTCACTTATTTTCATTTGATTTTTAAACCTTTTTACCGATTTTTTTCGGGTTATGTTTTAAAACGTGGTTTTTTAGATGGTGTTCCTGGTCTTGCTGTTGCAAGTATAAATGCCTACGGCGTTTTTTCTCGTTACGTAAAATTGATGTTACTTCAACGTAATTTAAAATAGTTTTAGTTTTCCGAATTTTAGTTTAAGCTTAAATTTAAAAAGAGAATCTTCTCCTTTGATGTCGATTCGTTGAATTTCAAATTTATCTTTAAAAGGGAATTTACTTACTCGATTTCCAATACGTAAAGCAAAATGCATTTGATTTTTTTCTAAAACTTTAAAAAAGGCTTCTTTTTCTTGGATAATTTTCTTTGGATATTTTCCGTAAGGATAAGCAATTGCTCTAAAAACATTCAGTTTATTTTCAAGAACAAACGCTTCAGACATATCAAAATCAGATTGTGCTTCTTCTAAAGAAATCTTTTCAAAATTACGATGTGCAAACGAATGATATCCTAACTCGATATTACTTGGAATTGCTTTTAATTCATCAACTGACATAATAGCTTCAGAACCCGAATTCCAATCATCAAATCCTCCTACATATTTAAAAGGAATAAAAAAAGTAGCTTTTAGTCCATATTTTTTTAATAACGGAATAGCAAATTCCATTTGATTTTTGGTAACATCATCAAAAGTCAAAATCACACTTTTTTGAGAAATTGTTTTTAAATTTTGTAATTCAGACAAATGATAAGTGTTATATTTGTTTTCAATCAAATATTTAAACTGCTCTTCTAGCCTATCTACAAAAATGTTTAATCCTTTAGATTTAGATTTTTCTGAAACAACATTATGATACATTAAAATAGGTAACGAACTCATTAAATTTTGATTTTAAATTTGAGACTAAAATAGTACATTTGTTTTATAATATTTGACAAAAAAGAAAAAAATTGACGCCAAAAATAACCGCTTTAGCTATTACATTAAACGAAGAACAAAATATTGAAAGATATATTAAAAGTTTGGATTTTGTTGATGAAATTATCATTGTCGATTCGTTCAGTACGGATAAAACCGTTGAAATTGCTAAAAGTTTACATGTAAAAGTGATTCAGAATACATTTGTTGATTTTTCTTCGCAACGCAATTTTGCAATTAATCAAGCGTCAAACGATTGGATTTTATTTTTTGATTTAGATGAATATGTTACCGATGATTTAAAAAAAGAAATCATTGAAAATGTTACCAATCCGAATGAAAAGGTTGCTTTTTTTGTCAAACGTCAATTCAACTTTTTAGGAAAAAAAATAAATTATGGAGGTTGGCAAAATGATAAAGCTGCTCGAATTTTCAATAAAAAGTTCTGTCAATTTGAAGGTTTAGTTCACGAAAATTTAAAAATAAACGGTTCGGCAGGAAAACTTAAACACAAACTAAATCATGAAAGTTATTTTACATTTGACTCATATAATGCAAAATTAAATTTATATAGTAAGTTACAAGCTGAAAAATTATACGCAAAAAAATTAAAACCAAACGCCTATCATTTTTTATTTAGACCATTTTATCGTTTTTCTTGGCAATATATTTATAGACTAGGATTTTTAGATGGTAAAGAAGGATTCATACTGTCGTATTTACACGCTTTCTCAGTATTTAAAAGATATTTACAACTTTGGATGAAATATAGAAAACTCGAATAATTAATATAATTATTCGAGTTTTTTTTATAAATATTGATCTATACCTTTTTGACAACGAATTATTTTATTCTTGATAGTTTCGTTTTGGATAGCATCGTTTCTTAAGAAATTATCCCGTGAGTTATCTTTATGATAAATATGATAAACAATACCAGCGTATCTTAACCTTTGCGCTAAAATCCCATTATTATTCATTCGAATAACTAAATCAGAATCTTCTCTACCCCAACCTTCGAATTCTTCGTTATAACCATTTACTTCAATAAAATCTTTTCGCCAAAAAGAAACATTACAACCTCGAAATTGAGTAGAATAATTAATATGTGGTTTGTAATTGTTAGCTAGAATTAAAAAATGAATTGCGCGTGTTCTTTTGGATAAATTTTTAGAGAAAAAATTAAACTTAAAAACATTTTCTTTAAAAATATAGGACAAAGCTTCCTTTTTTATAGAAACTCTGGTTCCGTATAAATATTTATTTTCTGACGAAAACTTCAAATGATCTTCGACAAAATTAGGATGCATAATACAATCTCCATCAATCTGAATTAAATAATCACATGTCGTTTTAGCAACAGCTTTATTTAATATTTTAGACTTACGAAAACCTAAATCTTCGTGCCAAATATGTTTAATCGGAATTGAAATTTCCAGAGCAAATTTTTCTATTAAATCTTTTGTATCAGAACGAGAACCATCATCTGCAATTAAAACTTCTGTTGGTAAAACGGTTTGTATTTTCAAACTATTCAAAACCAAAGTTAAAGCTTCGTTCCAATTATATGTTGAAATTAATAAGGCGACTTTCATAATTATTTAAAAAGATGTTTAAACCATTGTCCAAAATTTTTCTTAACTAACCAGAAATTAGTTTTTTTCAATTTTTCATTATCTAAAATCAACTTACGCAAATCGACAAGATTTAATGAAGCAAAATAACCTAATTTTTTCCAAGTTTTAGGATCTAGATAAAAAAAGTCTTCCATTTCTGTATAATTAGTTTCGTCAACTTTTAACCATTTTTCTAAAAAAGAATCATTGATTTCATGTTGATGTCCCCAATTTTTGAGTTTAAAACGTAATTCTTCTTCAGTACGAGCAAGACCTTCGTGCAAAACATAACTATCTAAATAAACAATTCGTTCACGTGTATTTTTTGCATATTTATAATTAGGATAATTAGTCGCAATGTAAAATTTAGTTGGATTATCTATATATAAAATACCTTTTTCTAAGTATTTATATACATTAATATGAAAAGCTGCAAATTGAATTGGATTCTTTTCTGGTGTTTTTAAAAAGTTATCGTATCTTCTAAGTTGCTGTACAAAACTTTTAAAATCAATAAAAATTTCATCAGAATCAACTTGTATCATCCAGTTACCGATTCCCATTTTCATACCTAACATATGACGCTCTCGCGTATCATTCTGAATTGCATTTAAATCGGACACATAAAAATCATCTTCGTAAATAACAATTTTGTTATCAACATCAATTTCTTTAATCCAGTCAAAAAAAGCTGGTTCAATTTCATATGTATTTCCTTTCCATGTACGACGCAGATGGTCTATTGCTAGAAAAATTGTATCAGAATCTTCATAAACGGGTGGTAAAGATTTCTTTAAAAATTCGTAGTCGTAAGAAACTAAGAATCCAGTTTGAATTTTATTCATAATTTATAAGATTAAGCAAATATATAAAAACTGAAATCATTTTTTTATAACATTGTTTTTATAATTATTTTTACAAAAAAATTAATAATGAAAATTTGTATAATTAGCTTTGATATTTGGGGTTTTGATAATTTCATAAAAAAAAACCTAGAAACACAAAACATTGAAGCCTATCACATTAGTCTATCAAAATATAAATACAAATACAAAAATCTATTTGAAAAAATTTCTAATTTCAATAATAAATTATTTTTTAATAAAAACGTAAAAAAAATAAATAGAGAAAAATTTATATTAGATACTTTAGAAAATTTAGGCAAATTTGATCAAATTTTAATAATTAACCCTGAACAAATTAGTTTAGAAACACATCAAAAAATTAAAAATTCAACTAAAAGATATATCACTTTTTTGTATGATAGCTTAGATCGAACTCCAGTATTAAATAACATCTTAGATTTATTTGACACTGTATTTTCGTTTGATGACAAAGATTGCAAAGAATTCAATTTTAAATTCATAACAAATTATATTTATCAAGACATTGAAGAAATAAAACAAACGTTTGATTTTAAAGCCTTTGCTATATATTCCGAAGACAATAGATTAAGAACACTTTATAAATTAGATGACATTTTTAAAAAATTTGATACACCTTCAAAGTTTCTTATATATACAAATAAATTAAAAAAAGTTAAAAACACTACTATTCATTTTACCAATCAAAGAATAAGTATAGATGAAGTTATGAAAGATCTAGAAAAATCTGAAATTTTTATAGATTTGATAAGAGACAACCAAACTGGATTAAGCTTTCGAGTTTTTGAAGCTCTAGCAATGCAAAGAAAATTAATTACTACAAATAAAAATATCAAACATTATGATTTTTATAATGAAAATAACATTCTTGTAGTTGACAAAGAAAATCCTGTTATTTCAGATAACTTTTTGAATGGAACTTACGAAAAAATACCTGAAAACATATTAAATAAATATACTTTAAACCATTGGACAAAAACGGTTTTTAATTTAAGTTAAAAAATGATAACAAAAATACTTTTCATATTTCACGAAGACACACGAACCGGAGCACCAAACGCTTTACTTTCTTTTTTAAATTACATTAATGAAAATCATCAGAAAGAATTCATTATTGATATTTTTGTTCTTAGATCAATTGCTAGTGAAATTGAGCCAGATTTAAAAAAAATTGCTAGAAACTTTTATACTAAAAGAAAAGACAAAAAAATAAAAACGAAAATTATTAATATTTTCAAACCTATTTCTTTACAACTTTTTGCTTTACAAAAAGCCCATAATTATGACATTGTTTACGGAAACACAATCTTAACTTTAAAGTATTTAAGTAAACTAAAACAACAATGTAAAACTGTAAAAACAATCTTACATGTACATGAAGGAAATTATTTAACTAGTCTATTTTTAAATAAAAACAGAGCTACTAAAGAATTTCAAAATATTGACCATGTAATTACTGTTACCCAAACAGCTTCAAATAATCTTGAACAAAACTACGGGGTTATAGCATCTAAGATAGCTATAATTAGTCCAGCAATTGAGCAAAATGAATATTCAGAAATAGATTCTAATTTATTAAAAGAATATTCAAATAATGATTTAATATTAGTAAATTTAGGACAACCAAGTTTAACAAAAGGTACAGATTTAATTCCGCAAATTGCAAATTATCTACGAGCTAAAAATCCGAATCTAAAATTTAAAATTTTAATTATTGGAATTACTAGCGATAATGATTTTGTAAAAGCATTGAAATTAGATATTGATAAATTAGAATTAAATTCTTATATTGAGTTAATTTCACATACCAAGACTCCGCTTGCTTATTTAAATTTCAGTAATGCCTGTTTGATAACATCTCGTGAAGAATCATTTTCATTAGTTGGTGTTCAAGCTGTAATGCTTAACAAACCTTTAGTTTTATTTAAAAATGCAATTGGATTATCTGAAATAGTAACAGAACAAGCAACTTTTACAGCAAACTATTTAGACACTTACGATTTTGCAGATAAAATTTTAGAACTATATAATTTTCCAGAAACTTTACATCAAAAAACTTCATTAAGTAAACAAATTTACGCTGAAAAATTAGCACCAAGCATTTGCAATAAAAAACATTATTTAAAACTGAAAGACTTTGTCAATCAAATTGAATAATAAATTAGATAAATTTGAGTTATACTTAATTATATACTAAAAAATTTAAAATGAAATATTTATATAATATTATTACAATATTTGTTTTAATTGGCTTCGTTTCTTGCCGAAAAGATTTCGATTTCGAAACAAGTTCAGGTACGGATTTACGTTTTTCTAGAGATACCGTTTATTTAGACACTATTTTCACAAATATTGGTTCAAGTACATATACGTTAAAAGTTTATAACTCAACAAATAAAGACATCAAAATTCCAACTTTGAAACTTGCAAAAGGCGAAAATTCTAATTTCCGTTTGATGGTAGATGGGGTCGCAGGAAAAGTTTTCAATAATGTAGAACTTCTTGCAAAAGATAGTATGTTTATTTTTGTAGAAACAACCGTTGATATACATTCACTTTCGAATCAAAAGGAATATTTATACACCGATCAAATTCAATTTACTTCAGGTACTAATTCTCAGAAAGTCGAATTAGTAACATTAGTGAAAGATGCGATTTTCTTATATCCGCAAAAATTTGCTGATGGAACAAAAGAAACACTTCCGTTAGATGGCGAAGAAATTGAAGGTTTCTTTTTAGACGAAAAT comes from Flavobacterium sp. I3-2 and encodes:
- a CDS encoding glycosyltransferase family 2 protein, whose amino-acid sequence is MTPKITALAITLNEEQNIERYIKSLDFVDEIIIVDSFSTDKTVEIAKSLHVKVIQNTFVDFSSQRNFAINQASNDWILFFDLDEYVTDDLKKEIIENVTNPNEKVAFFVKRQFNFLGKKINYGGWQNDKAARIFNKKFCQFEGLVHENLKINGSAGKLKHKLNHESYFTFDSYNAKLNLYSKLQAEKLYAKKLKPNAYHFLFRPFYRFSWQYIYRLGFLDGKEGFILSYLHAFSVFKRYLQLWMKYRKLE
- a CDS encoding glycosyltransferase family 2 protein encodes the protein MKVALLISTYNWNEALTLVLNSLKIQTVLPTEVLIADDGSRSDTKDLIEKFALEISIPIKHIWHEDLGFRKSKILNKAVAKTTCDYLIQIDGDCIMHPNFVEDHLKFSSENKYLYGTRVSIKKEALSYIFKENVFKFNFFSKNLSKRTRAIHFLILANNYKPHINYSTQFRGCNVSFWRKDFIEVNGYNEEFEGWGREDSDLVIRMNNNGILAQRLRYAGIVYHIYHKDNSRDNFLRNDAIQNETIKNKIIRCQKGIDQYL
- a CDS encoding glycosyltransferase family 9 protein — encoded protein: MKKVLIIQNKRIGDVLISSILANNFKKQFPDSEIHFMAYDFTTGVLMNNPNIDKIIPIKEKELKKLPNLFKKIKEVRNEKYDVILDPYSKFQSRIICKFSNAKITVGNNSRKKLGNLGYYTNPVTLLKEKTHIAGKAIEDRIQLLKQIDGFTSFDYEPKIYLSEAEKSEKLIPTNNSNKTIVIGVLGSTPQKSMPYEYVAALSDFIAENFDVNILFNYAPNQKSEALKIYELCKNKEHVIFEFNAPTIRDFIKIMNEADVLVSNEGGSVHIAKALNKPTYTIFSPYVNKDFWASFEDGKFHKSIHLLEKLPNLYKEFSHEERKEIEKNPHELYKKLTPEMIIPELNEFLKNNL
- a CDS encoding 2,3,4,5-tetrahydropyridine-2,6-dicarboxylate N-succinyltransferase; protein product: MENLKQIIEQAWENRALLQEETTQNTIREVIDLIDNGKLRTAEPIEGGWQINEWVKKAVVMYFPIQKMETLEAGIFEYHDKMPLKRNYAEKGIRVVPNAVARHGAYISSGVILMPSYVNIGAYVDEGTMVDTWATVGSCAQIGKNVHLSGGVGIGGVLEPLQAAPVIIEDNAFIGSRCIVVEGVRVGKEAVLGANVVLTASTKIIDVTGDTPIEMKGYVPERSVVIPGSYTKKFAAGEYQVPCALIIGQRKPSTDLKTSLNDALREYNVAV
- a CDS encoding glycosyltransferase family 2 protein, translated to MNRISVIIPTYNEETYIEDALNSVAFADEIIVVDSFSSDRTKEIAESFGCKVVQRKFDNFSAQKNFAIEYATGDWILFIDGDERVSKKLQYEIIKTINNPKHSGYKLQFPHFYMNRFLYHKVDRVVRLVKNDNVHFTGDVHEKLHVNGSIGILKNFMIHYTYKGLFHFLSKKDSYAWFQAGESFKKKKKVTYFHLIFKPFYRFFSGYVLKRGFLDGVPGLAVASINAYGVFSRYVKLMLLQRNLK
- a CDS encoding polysaccharide deacetylase family protein translates to MSSLPILMYHNVVSEKSKSKGLNIFVDRLEEQFKYLIENKYNTYHLSELQNLKTISQKSVILTFDDVTKNQMEFAIPLLKKYGLKATFFIPFKYVGGFDDWNSGSEAIMSVDELKAIPSNIELGYHSFAHRNFEKISLEEAQSDFDMSEAFVLENKLNVFRAIAYPYGKYPKKIIQEKEAFFKVLEKNQMHFALRIGNRVSKFPFKDKFEIQRIDIKGEDSLFKFKLKLKFGKLKLF
- a CDS encoding glycosyltransferase family 2 protein: MQKNISVIISTYNSPEWLKKVIWGYNTQTYRNFEMVIADDGSRQETIDMIDELRKEVFYPIIHVWHEDNGFQKSQILNKAILACTTDYIMMSDGDCIPRPDFVEQHIKFREEGYFLSGGYHKLPMDLSIKINKEDIYSDKCFDVSWLKKNGMKTSFKNHKIDAYGVKSSVLNALTPTNPSWNGHNASGWKSDILKINGFDERMQYGGQDRELGERLVNLGIKPKQIRYSTTCLHLDHKRGYATKESIEKNQNIRKETRSSKRPWTDFGIVKK
- a CDS encoding lipopolysaccharide kinase — encoded protein: MKIIINSKYLPLKNEIEQLILNYHTQGKLLVKGARNSIKTNFLNEKEVNLKYFAKLGFIKGLIYTFFRPSKAKRSFEYANYLLEHQILTPNPIAFSEDYKNGLLAESFYISDHINYDFTFRELIHDPLFSERDLIIEQFTEFTFKLHEAKVNFLDHSPGNTLIVKRENSKYDFYLIDLNRMKFENMSIEKRMDNFKKMWISKHMVKVIAKKYAELSNVNEKKLFDLLMQSSQQFKRKIAKKKYLKRKLKR
- a CDS encoding LTA synthase family protein is translated as MFDLAILGYINILFAILHLIPGKFQQNKRYQNFLFYSFFIINGILLTTNFIDYEYFRFIGRRSSFSIITADGMTNEIGGLLISYIKDYWQIPILMLISLFAFWFCLKKIKFQNVKTFSKSGNYVTLLFVVGLLFISGRGIGRKPISLVDATNYGPIGSSALVLNTPFSIMKTLSKKENLKEIKYFSEAEAASIFNPIQTFTYPEYNKKNVVLIILESFGNENIQRGQTPFLDSLIQKSYYFKNAFANGKLSIDAVPSTISSIPGLMNKSIISSGYALNEVNGLPKILKENGYETSFFHGAFNGSQNFDKYANVAGFDTYFGKNEYIGPESFDGKWGVFDEDFMQFFAKELNNFKQPFFTTLFTVSSHAPFTIPEKYKNKFPKGTTEIHESIAYTDFALNEFFKTAKKMPWYENTIFVITSDHTSSTGKELEYKNNVGKFRIPILFFVPNDETMIAVDEKNFQQIDILPSLMDYLQLNAKIISYGKSYKSKDDFVVNYLDNVYNLEMGDYYLAFDGTKTLGLYNWKIDPLLKDDLSDKNPEIKQKMERFIKAYIQSFNHRVSKNKLTIQ